One Pseudoalteromonas sp. UG3-2 DNA window includes the following coding sequences:
- a CDS encoding CinA family protein: MEHYKEIADYAAQLGAILTNKGLTITTAESCTGGGVSYALTDTPGSSNYLDRCFVTYSNNAKHELLGVKLETLAQFGAVSEQTVVEMAQGAQRVGAADIAIAVSGVAGPGGGSAEKPVGTVWFAIAVADKVATFHQVFTGERAEVRLQAIEFSLKNTIKLVNS; this comes from the coding sequence ATGGAGCACTACAAAGAGATAGCCGACTATGCGGCGCAATTGGGCGCTATTCTAACGAATAAAGGCTTAACAATCACTACCGCCGAGTCATGTACCGGTGGCGGCGTAAGCTATGCTCTAACTGACACCCCGGGCAGTTCAAATTATCTAGACCGTTGTTTTGTGACATACAGCAATAATGCTAAACATGAGCTATTAGGCGTTAAGCTTGAGACCTTAGCACAGTTTGGTGCGGTAAGTGAGCAAACAGTAGTGGAGATGGCACAAGGAGCGCAACGGGTTGGCGCTGCAGACATTGCCATCGCGGTATCGGGCGTTGCCGGACCTGGTGGTGGCAGTGCGGAAAAACCCGTGGGTACTGTATGGTTTGCCATTGCTGTTGCTGATAAAGTAGCGACATTTCACCAAGTATTTACTGGCGAGCGTGCCGAAGTTAGGTTGCAAGCCATTGAATTTTCATTAAAAAATACAATTAAGCTAGTAAATTCATAA
- the recA gene encoding recombinase RecA, with product MNDNKQKALDAALSQIERQFGKGSIMKLGENKALDIEAVSTGSLGLDIALGIGGLPTGRIVEIYGPESSGKTTLTLQAIAEAQKLGKTCAFVDAEHALDPVYAEKLGVNVDDLLVSQPDTGEQALEICDMLVRSGAVDVVVVDSVAALTPKAEIEGDMGDSHVGLQARLMSQALRKLTANIKRSNTLCVFINQIRMKIGVMFGNPETTTGGNALKFYASVRLDIRRIGSVKEGDEVIGNETRVKVVKNKVAPPFKQAEFIIMYGEGTSKQGELIDLGVKHKLVDKAGAWFSYNGSKIGQGKANSIKFLKENVEIANEIEGKLREMLLAQAKVKPEDGEDKGLAAEVEDDLEL from the coding sequence ATGAACGATAACAAGCAAAAGGCACTAGACGCAGCATTGTCACAAATTGAGCGTCAGTTTGGTAAAGGCTCAATCATGAAACTGGGCGAAAATAAAGCCCTAGACATCGAAGCCGTTTCTACTGGCTCACTGGGTTTGGATATTGCGCTTGGTATCGGTGGTTTGCCTACCGGTCGTATTGTAGAAATATACGGTCCGGAATCTTCTGGTAAAACAACTTTAACCTTACAGGCTATTGCAGAAGCACAAAAGCTTGGCAAAACCTGTGCCTTCGTTGATGCAGAACACGCACTTGATCCAGTTTATGCTGAAAAACTTGGCGTTAACGTCGATGACCTATTGGTATCCCAGCCAGACACGGGTGAACAAGCTCTAGAGATCTGCGATATGTTGGTTCGTTCTGGCGCAGTTGACGTTGTGGTGGTTGACTCCGTGGCGGCCTTAACACCAAAAGCTGAGATTGAAGGTGATATGGGCGACTCACACGTTGGTTTGCAAGCGCGCCTAATGTCGCAAGCGCTGCGTAAACTTACGGCTAATATCAAACGCTCAAATACACTGTGCGTATTCATTAACCAAATTCGTATGAAGATTGGTGTGATGTTTGGTAACCCTGAGACCACCACTGGTGGTAACGCACTTAAGTTCTACGCCTCAGTTCGTTTAGACATTCGTCGTATTGGCTCGGTGAAAGAAGGCGATGAGGTGATTGGTAACGAAACCCGCGTCAAAGTGGTGAAGAACAAGGTTGCACCACCATTTAAGCAAGCCGAATTTATTATCATGTACGGTGAGGGTACCTCAAAGCAAGGTGAACTGATTGACTTAGGTGTTAAGCATAAGCTGGTTGATAAAGCAGGTGCTTGGTTCAGCTACAACGGCAGCAAAATTGGCCAGGGTAAAGCAAACTCAATTAAGTTCTTAAAAGAAAACGTTGAGATTGCCAACGAGATTGAAGGTAAGCTAAGAGAAATGCTTCTAGCACAAGCCAAAGTTAAGCCTGAAGATGGCGAGGACAAAGGCTTAGCGGCAGAAGTGGAAGATGACTTAGAACTATAA
- a CDS encoding adenylosuccinate synthase has product MGKNVVVLGTQWGDEGKGKVVDLLTDRASLVVRYQGGHNAGHTLVINGEKTVLHLIPSGVLREDVKCVIGNGVVLAPDALMTEINMLEARGVPVRERLLISEACPLILPYHVALDKARELARGEKAIGTTGRGIGPAYEDKVARRGLRVGDLFNPEQFAAKLKEVLEFHNFALVNYYKVEPVDFQKTYDDAMEVAKILKSMIVDVTELLDQARNAGDHILFEGAQGTLLDIDHGTYPYVTSSNTTAGGVATGAGFGPLHLDYVLGIVKAYTTRVGSGPFPTELYDGIDKQDPVGKHLGDKGHEFGATTGRLRRTGWFDAVAMRRAVQINSISGFCLTKLDVLDGLETVKICTGYQLEDGTVTNVTPLAAEGYEKVTPVYEEMPGWSENTFGATSVEQLPEAAINYIKRLEEITGVPIDIISTGPDRVETMIVRNPFTE; this is encoded by the coding sequence ATGGGTAAAAACGTCGTTGTATTGGGCACCCAGTGGGGTGACGAAGGTAAAGGTAAGGTAGTTGATCTACTTACAGACAGAGCTTCTTTAGTTGTTCGTTATCAAGGCGGACATAACGCGGGTCATACATTGGTAATTAACGGTGAGAAAACCGTGCTGCACTTGATCCCATCAGGTGTATTACGTGAAGACGTAAAATGTGTGATTGGTAACGGTGTAGTATTAGCACCTGACGCACTAATGACAGAAATTAACATGCTTGAAGCGCGTGGCGTACCGGTACGTGAGCGTTTGCTAATTAGTGAAGCATGTCCTTTGATCTTGCCTTATCATGTTGCTTTAGACAAAGCTCGCGAGCTTGCTCGTGGTGAAAAAGCAATCGGTACAACAGGCCGTGGTATTGGTCCTGCCTACGAAGACAAGGTAGCGCGTCGTGGCCTACGTGTTGGTGACCTATTCAATCCCGAGCAATTTGCTGCCAAATTAAAAGAAGTGCTTGAATTCCATAACTTTGCACTAGTTAACTACTACAAAGTAGAGCCAGTCGATTTCCAGAAGACTTACGATGACGCGATGGAAGTGGCGAAAATCTTGAAATCGATGATCGTTGACGTCACTGAGCTTTTAGATCAAGCACGCAATGCCGGCGATCACATCTTATTTGAAGGTGCACAAGGTACATTGCTAGACATCGATCACGGTACTTACCCGTATGTAACTTCATCAAACACCACGGCTGGCGGTGTTGCAACGGGAGCTGGTTTTGGCCCTCTTCACTTAGATTACGTACTTGGTATTGTTAAAGCATACACCACGCGTGTGGGTTCAGGTCCATTCCCGACTGAGCTATACGATGGCATTGATAAGCAAGACCCAGTAGGTAAACACCTTGGTGACAAAGGCCATGAATTTGGTGCTACCACAGGTCGTTTACGTCGTACTGGTTGGTTTGATGCCGTGGCTATGCGCCGTGCAGTGCAGATCAACAGCATCAGTGGTTTCTGTTTAACTAAACTTGACGTGTTAGACGGCTTAGAAACCGTGAAAATCTGTACAGGCTATCAGTTAGAAGACGGCACAGTTACTAATGTGACCCCATTGGCTGCGGAAGGTTATGAGAAAGTCACCCCAGTTTACGAAGAAATGCCAGGCTGGAGTGAAAACACGTTCGGTGCAACTTCGGTAGAGCAGTTACCAGAAGCGGCAATTAACTACATTAAGCGTCTTGAAGAGATCACTGGCGTGCCAATTGATATTATCTCAACGGGTCCAGACCGAGTAGAGACCATGATTGTTCGTAATCCATTTACTGAATAA
- a CDS encoding tetratricopeptide repeat protein gives MGFGMAISLPVQAEEQIEAVPLYTQQELIALINNNQHLARVKADECQLVKDIEARAEIMALPSYQFLYGDMLAYAVCVDRDVELGLYYMKSAAEQGLAAALEQLGRYYDKGQLVQADKALAVTYLREAAALGNLKAQMRLVDLFNRGFGSPRDYEDAYRWLFHSAVADKQLHQQIQTSLAKLAEKMPDSVVKRARLPI, from the coding sequence ATGGGTTTTGGCATGGCTATAAGTCTACCTGTGCAGGCTGAAGAACAAATCGAAGCCGTACCTTTATACACACAGCAAGAGCTAATTGCCCTGATTAATAACAATCAGCATCTCGCCCGAGTCAAAGCAGACGAGTGTCAGCTGGTGAAAGACATTGAAGCACGAGCTGAGATCATGGCTTTGCCTTCTTATCAGTTTTTATATGGCGATATGCTGGCTTATGCCGTGTGTGTCGACCGTGACGTTGAGCTTGGCTTGTACTACATGAAAAGTGCGGCTGAGCAGGGACTTGCGGCTGCACTGGAGCAATTGGGGCGGTATTATGACAAGGGCCAGTTAGTTCAGGCAGATAAAGCCTTAGCGGTGACGTATCTTAGAGAAGCCGCTGCGCTGGGCAACTTAAAAGCCCAGATGCGTTTAGTCGACTTGTTTAACCGTGGTTTTGGCAGTCCAAGAGACTATGAGGATGCTTACCGCTGGCTATTTCATTCAGCAGTGGCCGATAAGCAACTGCATCAACAAATTCAGACATCGCTTGCTAAACTGGCAGAAAAAATGCCTGATAGCGTCGTTAAGCGTGCGAGGTTGCCAATTTAA
- a CDS encoding cation:proton antiporter — protein MSAIYIAGIAVCSVIAQWLAWAFKVPAILFLLLIGLALGPFSGTLDPDALLGDLLFPVVSLSVAVILFEGALTLHFKELKGIGKVVRNLCSIGMLATFAITATTAILVLELNWQVAAVLGAVLVVTGPTVIAPMLNSMRPDKDIDRILRWEGIVIDPIGALFAVIVFEAVSLVGDAGVLSHTLWALVSTVGVGISIGLVSGIITSYLIRKEWLPFELHKFAILALVLFSFTISNHLSHESGLLAVTVFGIWLANQDDLEIDSVLEFKEDLSIILISSLFILLAARLKLEDLMMLDTDVFIFLAVILFIARPVSIFLSTLNTDLPIKSRLLLSWIAPRGIVAAAVGSVFALSMSKSQIEGAEKMVPLIFTVIIVTVVLQSLTATPLARLLGVRQPKPNTLLIIGANHVARAIAKGLKEQNVDICLSDPAWENCKMARMDGLPCYYGNPQSEHAERYLPLTSLKFVLALSPNRHHNALGVQYFSHLLGEQWVYSLKSSTNHAKANKDSATFLSRQILFGEEGSYAKLSSMIAKGGKVSVTRISEEFDWQQYQEVNNEAIPLFILTEQSKDEEPLLVRPFTSNMKKPPADGDKVFALQPPKLSVLKDPNNSKEGQIGDKLSN, from the coding sequence ATGTCAGCAATTTATATTGCCGGAATTGCCGTTTGCTCTGTTATTGCTCAATGGCTTGCTTGGGCGTTTAAAGTACCCGCCATCTTATTTTTACTGCTAATTGGCCTCGCCCTTGGGCCATTTAGTGGCACGCTCGACCCCGACGCGTTATTGGGTGATCTGCTTTTTCCAGTCGTTTCATTGTCCGTTGCTGTGATTCTATTTGAGGGCGCTTTAACCTTACACTTCAAGGAGTTAAAAGGCATTGGCAAGGTGGTGAGAAACCTTTGCTCGATTGGGATGTTGGCGACATTTGCCATTACCGCCACCACCGCCATCCTGGTGCTAGAACTCAACTGGCAAGTAGCCGCTGTACTGGGTGCTGTATTGGTCGTCACAGGTCCCACCGTTATTGCTCCCATGCTTAATTCCATGCGACCCGATAAAGACATAGACCGCATTTTACGCTGGGAAGGCATTGTTATCGACCCCATTGGTGCGCTCTTCGCTGTGATTGTGTTTGAAGCCGTCTCCTTAGTGGGCGATGCTGGCGTACTTAGCCACACACTATGGGCATTGGTGTCCACTGTGGGGGTGGGGATCAGCATAGGTTTAGTCTCTGGCATCATCACCAGCTACCTGATCCGTAAAGAATGGTTGCCATTTGAATTGCACAAGTTTGCCATTTTGGCGTTGGTGTTATTCAGCTTTACCATCTCCAACCACCTGAGTCATGAATCAGGGTTGCTTGCCGTGACGGTGTTTGGGATCTGGCTTGCCAACCAAGATGACTTGGAAATTGACTCCGTTCTTGAGTTTAAAGAAGACCTCTCGATAATATTGATATCGAGCTTATTTATTCTCCTTGCTGCGCGCTTAAAGCTAGAAGATTTAATGATGCTAGATACCGATGTCTTTATCTTTTTAGCCGTTATCCTGTTTATTGCGCGGCCAGTGTCTATCTTCCTTTCCACCCTGAACACCGATTTGCCGATCAAATCGCGATTGCTACTGAGCTGGATTGCACCACGCGGGATTGTGGCTGCCGCAGTGGGCTCAGTGTTTGCTTTGAGTATGAGCAAATCACAAATAGAGGGCGCGGAAAAGATGGTGCCGCTGATCTTTACCGTGATCATTGTCACTGTGGTATTGCAAAGCCTCACCGCAACTCCACTGGCTAGGCTTTTAGGGGTACGTCAGCCGAAACCCAACACCCTGCTGATTATTGGAGCGAACCATGTTGCTCGAGCCATCGCTAAAGGGCTAAAAGAGCAGAACGTTGATATTTGTTTATCAGACCCAGCTTGGGAAAACTGCAAAATGGCTCGGATGGATGGCTTACCCTGTTATTACGGCAACCCGCAATCGGAACACGCTGAGCGTTATTTACCCCTAACCAGTTTGAAGTTTGTGTTAGCCCTATCGCCCAACCGCCACCATAATGCCTTGGGAGTTCAGTATTTTTCTCACTTGCTTGGCGAGCAATGGGTGTACTCACTGAAGTCATCTACCAACCATGCCAAAGCAAATAAAGACAGTGCTACCTTCCTATCACGACAGATTTTATTTGGTGAAGAGGGCAGCTATGCCAAACTCAGTAGTATGATTGCCAAAGGCGGAAAGGTCAGTGTTACGCGTATTTCTGAAGAGTTTGACTGGCAGCAATACCAAGAGGTAAATAACGAAGCGATACCGCTTTTTATACTTACAGAGCAAAGCAAAGATGAAGAGCCGTTGTTGGTACGACCTTTTACTTCCAACATGAAAAAACCACCTGCGGATGGTGATAAAGTGTTTGCTTTACAACCACCTAAGTTAAGCGTGCTGAAAGATCCGAATAACAGTAAGGAAGGACAAATTGGCGATAAGCTAAGTAACTAG
- the proB gene encoding glutamate 5-kinase, with protein sequence MSMKQSKRIVIKIGSALIAPEQDGCRSRYLLSIAQYIVRCRARGIEVILVSSGSVAAGSHLFPDNEQPPIAVKKAMAAAGQTEMMATWDRFFDFPSAQILLTHGDLRDRERYTSIRETIFTLLDHGILPIINENDTVTTDDLKVGDNDNLSAMVAAAADADGLVICSDVRGLYNKNPNLHADAELISEVGEITEEIYDMAGCPTSKVGTGGMKTKIEAAEKATSHGIDTYIVNGFEEHTFEALLAGENPGTVFTAYDKPMKENVHWMTHTASEQGELVVEADYGDGDDEEVGQLSGDAITEVKGEFSVGDTILVRSADGKRLAKATTNYSSCLLNFLTEHEESPISDKIQDSIGPVISEQDIALLEKS encoded by the coding sequence ATGTCGATGAAGCAGTCAAAACGTATAGTAATTAAAATTGGGAGTGCCTTAATAGCACCAGAGCAAGATGGATGTCGCTCTCGCTACTTGCTTAGCATTGCACAATATATTGTGCGTTGCCGTGCACGTGGCATTGAAGTGATCTTAGTCTCTTCAGGCTCAGTTGCAGCAGGGTCGCACTTGTTCCCAGATAATGAGCAGCCACCGATTGCCGTGAAAAAGGCAATGGCAGCAGCAGGCCAAACAGAAATGATGGCCACATGGGACCGTTTCTTTGACTTTCCGTCGGCACAGATCCTACTTACCCACGGTGACTTGAGAGACAGAGAAAGATACACCAGTATTCGTGAAACCATATTCACTTTACTCGACCATGGCATTCTGCCTATTATCAATGAGAACGATACGGTGACCACCGACGATCTGAAAGTAGGCGATAACGATAACTTATCAGCCATGGTAGCGGCTGCGGCAGATGCCGATGGACTAGTGATTTGTTCCGACGTGCGTGGTTTATACAACAAAAATCCAAACTTACACGCAGACGCTGAGCTGATCTCCGAAGTGGGAGAAATCACCGAAGAAATTTACGACATGGCAGGGTGCCCAACCAGTAAAGTGGGTACCGGTGGCATGAAAACCAAGATTGAAGCGGCAGAGAAAGCCACTTCTCATGGTATCGATACATACATAGTAAACGGCTTTGAAGAGCATACTTTCGAAGCGTTATTGGCGGGTGAAAACCCAGGTACGGTATTTACCGCTTACGATAAACCGATGAAAGAAAACGTCCACTGGATGACCCATACGGCATCAGAGCAGGGCGAGCTAGTAGTCGAGGCCGATTACGGCGATGGCGACGATGAAGAAGTTGGCCAATTAAGTGGTGATGCCATCACTGAGGTAAAAGGCGAGTTCTCGGTTGGTGACACGATATTAGTGCGCAGCGCCGATGGTAAGCGTCTAGCCAAAGCAACCACCAATTACAGTAGTTGTTTACTTAACTTTTTAACTGAACACGAAGAAAGCCCAATTAGCGATAAGATTCAAGATAGCATTGGTCCCGTGATTTCAGAACAAGATATAGCATTATTGGAGAAGTCTTAA
- a CDS encoding glutamate-5-semialdehyde dehydrogenase: protein MSLITEISAQASAAAKQLALLSTEQKNAVLADMAKEIRDNTDAIIKANEADLAAARDNKLSDAMIDRLTLNQERINAMAEGIETIIELDDPVGSLRDMGVRPNGIKISKMRVPLGVVCMIYEARPNVTADAGALCFKSGNGVILRGGKEALGSSLEIAKAMHNALEKHNLPTALVSVVPNPDRGLLMELMQQKDYIDLIIPRGGEGLINFVTENSTVPVIQHFKGVCHLYIDKEADLDKAMALLLNGKTQRTGVCNALEGLIVHQDVAAEFLPKAAAELAKRGVKINACKNTGGYFDNAVELNDDEFGEEYLSLEIAVRQVEDFTAALAHIDRFGSHHTEVICTEDKAAADLFQRGVDASVVMHNASSRFSDGSALGLGAEIGIATTKLHAYGPMGLESLTTEKFLVNGEGQVRE from the coding sequence ATGAGTTTAATTACAGAAATTTCAGCACAAGCATCAGCAGCAGCGAAGCAGTTAGCACTTTTATCAACTGAGCAAAAGAACGCCGTGTTAGCTGATATGGCAAAAGAAATTCGTGATAATACTGATGCTATCATCAAAGCCAATGAAGCGGACCTTGCTGCAGCGCGTGATAACAAGTTAAGCGATGCCATGATTGACCGCCTAACGTTAAACCAAGAGCGTATTAACGCCATGGCAGAAGGCATTGAAACCATTATTGAACTTGACGATCCAGTAGGATCGCTAAGAGACATGGGTGTAAGACCAAATGGCATTAAAATCAGCAAAATGCGAGTGCCACTTGGTGTTGTGTGCATGATTTACGAAGCACGTCCTAATGTCACGGCGGATGCCGGTGCACTGTGCTTTAAATCTGGTAATGGGGTTATTTTACGTGGTGGTAAAGAAGCCTTAGGCAGCTCTCTTGAGATTGCTAAAGCGATGCACAACGCTTTAGAAAAGCACAATTTACCAACGGCTCTGGTATCAGTGGTGCCAAACCCTGACCGTGGCTTATTAATGGAATTGATGCAGCAAAAAGATTACATCGACCTGATTATCCCTCGTGGTGGTGAAGGCTTAATTAACTTTGTTACTGAGAACAGTACGGTTCCGGTTATCCAACACTTTAAAGGGGTGTGTCACCTATATATTGACAAAGAAGCCGATCTCGACAAAGCAATGGCACTGTTGCTTAACGGTAAAACCCAGCGTACTGGTGTATGTAATGCCCTTGAGGGTCTTATTGTGCACCAAGATGTGGCTGCAGAATTCTTACCAAAAGCGGCGGCCGAGCTTGCCAAGCGTGGCGTAAAAATCAATGCCTGTAAGAATACCGGTGGTTACTTCGATAACGCTGTAGAGCTTAACGATGATGAGTTTGGTGAAGAATATCTCAGCTTAGAAATCGCAGTTCGCCAAGTTGAAGATTTTACTGCGGCACTGGCACACATCGATCGCTTTGGTAGTCACCATACTGAGGTTATTTGTACTGAAGATAAAGCAGCTGCGGATTTATTCCAGCGTGGTGTTGATGCTTCTGTAGTAATGCACAATGCCTCATCACGCTTTAGTGACGGCTCAGCCTTAGGTTTGGGTGCTGAAATTGGTATCGCCACTACTAAGCTGCATGCCTATGGTCCTATGGGTCTGGAGTCACTGACTACTGAGAAGTTCTTAGTAAATGGTGAAGGACAGGTTCGCGAGTAA
- a CDS encoding prolyl-tRNA synthetase associated domain-containing protein: MIRNNPQQLNACLAQLGIDYIAYQHPALNTCADADRLALERQGTRLKNLFLRDNYGKRHILFIVPAEKQLDLKHLSKAQQVSRLGFASTARLGKYLGVEQGCVSALALYNDDQQAVELWLDSELKSAELWQCHPLVNTQTWVLSYASLLQFWQHTGHSPRWVEAISKA, translated from the coding sequence GTGATCCGTAACAACCCACAACAGCTCAATGCTTGCTTGGCGCAATTAGGGATAGACTATATTGCGTATCAACATCCTGCTCTTAATACCTGTGCCGACGCAGACCGTTTAGCGTTAGAGCGCCAAGGTACCCGATTAAAAAACCTATTTTTACGTGATAATTATGGCAAACGCCATATTTTGTTTATTGTCCCTGCAGAAAAACAGCTAGACCTAAAACACCTGTCTAAGGCGCAACAGGTGTCGCGCTTAGGGTTTGCTTCAACCGCGCGGTTAGGCAAATATTTAGGAGTAGAACAGGGTTGCGTATCGGCTTTAGCATTGTATAACGACGATCAGCAAGCGGTAGAGCTGTGGCTTGATAGTGAGCTTAAGAGCGCTGAGCTGTGGCAATGTCACCCCTTGGTCAATACCCAAACCTGGGTGTTGAGCTATGCCTCTTTATTGCAGTTTTGGCAGCATACCGGCCATTCACCGCGCTGGGTGGAGGCCATTTCTAAAGCTTAA